In the genome of Candoia aspera isolate rCanAsp1 chromosome 1, rCanAsp1.hap2, whole genome shotgun sequence, one region contains:
- the NRDE2 gene encoding nuclear exosome regulator NRDE2 isoform X1, whose translation MALFPAFADAAKAGDVQASEGSKRDLNWLTNQSFCNEDALRLCQNVLEVSDCAPPLQSSAATSFELPGENEANKSFQVSPKKRKKKKKQRDHKKSKKKRRKEWSTSGSESEDGKDDRNSEKRGTELNLQDKTTNVPYPSIWLDDIQGLTAEGFKTDKKPDPSNWQYKSLYRGNIARYKRRSNFCLGLQPKEQRIIWESSGAGKTSSYKRPERYFTKGGRKLLNVDGIHVGSKSQDLSSGSASWIPVVQQDPAEAPSTSWVNPLGVYDLQTTLWLQGKGAPAEHGLLKKQEPQENPQNADSPLMAKVEEYNCKVRENPRDVKAWMDLVSFQDELMRYPSCYAISEGEREMRKKSSKLILEKKLAILERAIESNPNEVDLKLARLKLCTEFWEPSAVVKEWQKLIFLHPNNPALWKKYLLFCQSQFSTFTVSKTHSFYGKCLSTLSAVYDGSMVSHPALPGTEEAMLAIFLQQCHFLRQAGHSEKAVSLFQALLDFTFFKPDNVKDLTTRGQGEFFEPFWDSGEPRIGEKGAKGWKAWMHQQEKGGWVVINPPDEDEEDVEDKEEIKDRSLPKWQNWLHIERSREVRHWLPWRPEKNKKQSLEDCDDPERQVLFDDLGPSLVRLSSPELQFQLLSSFLQFLGVPCRCRLLPSFFYIAMDENNFFDNGYNNQGALTSLDMPLFRVSSIGHMDSMLQGEKCVTHAKEGEQFIQNLFHMMLPLFSDKEKSNLCIFWLQYEISKVTQYLKMGKKKKLKLQGKKSKKLAKNLLRAPDSRNNVSLWQLYAYLEWLLGNIEDARKVFDTSLGMAGTTGIQNPQFCHLSLLYAKLEAELLVNLEGAVESRATHILTRLAERGHYVPYPGQVSSVNVLKARKTYENLLQDCLTENSTSDQEHTSDSSHLIGLVGCYALFQYLTLGIDSAVAVYWQVSQKLKDKNPGEGLSGQHFTTPLEDLSLMHVSLLRFHMKMSVYPLSPLREVLLDVLERYPSNQSLWKAYIQIQSKSHNASRARRFFDGITRTTKSLEPWLFAIQVEQMRKKLIESVQREPAGDVYATIPEIGLTNRIKALFEHAIETENGAHCPLLWRLYICFMVTLGDKAKSKGVFYRALQNCPWAKVLYMDAIEYFPDELQEILDLMAEKELRVRVPIEELELLLED comes from the exons ATTTGAACTGGCTGACTAATCAAAGCTTCTGCAATGAAGATGCACTGAGATTGtgccaaaatgttttggaagtttCAGACTGTGCACCTCCACTCCAAAG CAGTGCAGCCACCAGTTTTGAACTCCCAGGAGAAAATGAAGCCAACAAAAGTTTCCAAGTGTcacctaaaaaaagaaagaaaaagaaaaagcaacgagaccacaaaaaaagtaaaaagaaaaggagaaaggaatggaGCACTAGTGGATCTGAATCTGAGGATGGGAAAGATGATAGAAATAGTGAAAAAAGAGGAACAGAACTGAA CTTACAAGATAAAACCACAAATGTGCCCTATCCCTCTATTTGGCTTGATGACATTCAGGGGTTGACGGCAGAAGGATTCAAAACAGATAAGAAGCCAGACCCTTCAAATTGGCAGTATAAATCACTGTATCGAGGCAACATTGCAAG GTATAAAAGACGAAGCAACTTCTGCCTTGGCCTTCAACCTAAGGAGCAACGTATCATTTGGGAGAGCTCAGGAGCAGGAAAAACCTCTTCCTATAAGCGGCCTGAACGCTACTTCACAAAAGGTGGTCGGAAGCTCCTGAACGTGGATGGCATTCATGTCGGCAGTAAAAGTCAGGATCTCTCATCCGGCTCAGCTTCCTGGATACCGGTTGTGCAGCAAGATCCAGCAGAGGCTCCCTCTACAAGCTGGGTAAACCCTCTTGGGGTTTATGATCTGCAGACTACGCTGTGGCTACAAGGAAAAGGGGCCCCTGCTGAACATGGCTTACTAAAGAAGCAAGAACCTCAAGAGAACCCACAGAATGCAGACTCCCCCCTCATGGCAAAGGTGGAAGAATATAACTGCAAAGTCAGAGAGAATCCCAGGGATGTCAAAGCATGGATGGATTTGGTTTCTTTTCAG gatGAACTCATGAGATATCCCAGTTGTTATGCCATCAGTGAGGGAGAACGGGAAATGAGAAAGAAATCATCCAAGCTAATACTAGAGAAGAAGCTGGCTATATTGGAAAGAGCGATTGAAAGCAACCCAAATGAAGTGGACCTGAAACTAGCACGGCTGAAGCTTTGTACAGAGTTCTGGGAGCCATCGGCTGTGGTGAAGGAATGGCAGAAACTGATTTTCTTGCACCCAAACAACCCAGCTCTGTGGAAGAAATATCTCTTATTCTGTCAAAGTCAGTTCAGCACCTTTACTGTTTCCAAAACACATAGCTTTTATGGAAAATGTCTGAGCACGTTATCAGCTGTATATGATGGCAGTATGGTATCACATCCTGCACTGCCAGGCACAGAAGAAGCCATGCTAG CCATTTTTCTCCAGCAGTGTCATTTCCTTAGGCAGGCTGGCCATTCAGAAAAAGCTGTGTCCCTGTTCCAAGCCCTGCTTGACTTTACCTTTTTTAAACCAGATAATGTCAAGGATCTGACAACAAGAGGACAG GGGGAATTCTTTGAACCCTTTTGGGACAGTGGAGAGCCTCGAATTGGAGAAAAAGGAGCTAAAGGTTGGAAGGCCTGGATGCATCAACAGGAGAAGGGTGGCTGGGTGGTCATCAATCCACCTG atGAAGATGAGGAAGATGTAGaggataaagaagaaataaaggatAGATCTCTACCAAAGTGGCAAAACTGGCTTCATATTGAACGTTCCCGGGAAGTAAGGCACTGGTTGCCCTGGCGGcctgaaaaaaacaagaaacaatcaTTAGAAGATTGTGACGATCCAGAGAGGCAG GTCTTATTTGATGACCTTGGACCATCATTAGTAAGACTTTCCAGTCCTGAACTTCAGTTTCAACTACTTTCCTCATTTTTGCAATTCTTAGGAGTTCCATGCAGATGTAGACTTTTGCCTTCCTTCTTCTATATAGCAATGGATGAAAAcaatttctttgacaatgggTATAACAACCAAGGAGCTCTGACTTCTTTGGACATGCCTCTCTTTAGAGTCAGTAGTATTGGTCATATGGACTCAATGCTCCAAGGAGAGAAGTGTGTGACTCACGCTAAGGAAGGAGAGCAATTTATTCAGAATCTCTTCCATATGATGCTGCCCTTATTTTCAGACAAAGAGAAGTCTAACCTATGCATTTTTTGGCTTCAGTATGAAATCTCTAAG GTCACTCAGTAtttgaaaatgggaaagaaaaagaaactaaaattgcaaggcaagaaaagcaaaaaattaGCCAAAAACCTTCTTAGGGCACCTGACAGCAGAAATAATGTTTCCCTTTGGCAACTGTATGCCTACCTGGAGTGGTTACTTGGCAATATAGAGGATGCTAGAAAGGTTTTTGATACATCTCTGGGGATGGCTGGAACTACTGGAATCCAAAACCCCCAATTCTGCCATCTTAgccttctttatgctaaactggaAGCAGAATTGCTAGTAAATCTAGAAGGAGCTGTGGAATCACGTGCAACACACATATTGACCAGACTGGCTGAAAGGGGACATTATGTTCCTTATCCTGGGCAAGTATCATCAGTGAATGTTTTGAAAGCTCGGAAAACATACGAGAACCTGCTTCAAGACTGTTTAACTGAAAACTCCACTTCTGATCAAGAACATACTAGTGATTCCAGCCATCTGATTGGCTTGGTTGGTTGTTATGCTCTTTTCCAGTATTTAACTCTTGGGATTGACTCTGCAGTGGCAGTATACTGGCAGGTTTCTCAAAAGCTGAAAGACAAGAATCCTGGGGAAGGGCTTAGTGGTCAACATTTTACCACGCCTCTTGAAGACCTCTCCCTAATGCATGTAAGCTTGCTCAGGTTCCACATGAAAATGAGTGTATATCCTTTGAGTCCTCTTCGTGAAGTACTGTTGGACGTTTTAGAGAGATATCCCAGCAACCAGTCTCTTTGGAAGGCATACATCCAGATCCAAAGCAAGTCTCACAATGCTAGCAGAGCTCGGCGTTTTTTTGATGGTATTACAAGAACTACAAAATCACTGGAGCCTTGGCTGTTTGCAATTCAAGTGGAGCAAATGAGGAAAAAACTTATTGAAAGTGTCCAGAG GGAGCCCGCTGGAGATGTGTATGCAACCATTCCTGAAATTGGGTTAACAAATCGAATCAAAGCTTTATTTGAACATGCAATTGAGACTGAAAACGGTGCTCATTGTCCATTGCTCTGGAGGCTGTATATATGCTTCATG gttaCTTTGGGAGATAAGGCAAAAAGTAAAGGTGTATTTTACAGAGCGCTTCAAAACTGTCCCTGGGCAAAA GTGCTGTATATGGATGCAATAGAATACTTTCCAGATGAGTTGCAAGAGATCCTTGATCTAATGGCTGAGAAAGAGCTGCGAGTACGGGTACCAATAGAAGAACTGGAGCTGCTGCTTGAAGACTGA
- the NRDE2 gene encoding nuclear exosome regulator NRDE2 isoform X2 — translation MALFPAFADAAKAGDVQASEGSKRDLNWLTNQSFCNEDALRLCQNVLEVSDCAPPLQSAATSFELPGENEANKSFQVSPKKRKKKKKQRDHKKSKKKRRKEWSTSGSESEDGKDDRNSEKRGTELNLQDKTTNVPYPSIWLDDIQGLTAEGFKTDKKPDPSNWQYKSLYRGNIARYKRRSNFCLGLQPKEQRIIWESSGAGKTSSYKRPERYFTKGGRKLLNVDGIHVGSKSQDLSSGSASWIPVVQQDPAEAPSTSWVNPLGVYDLQTTLWLQGKGAPAEHGLLKKQEPQENPQNADSPLMAKVEEYNCKVRENPRDVKAWMDLVSFQDELMRYPSCYAISEGEREMRKKSSKLILEKKLAILERAIESNPNEVDLKLARLKLCTEFWEPSAVVKEWQKLIFLHPNNPALWKKYLLFCQSQFSTFTVSKTHSFYGKCLSTLSAVYDGSMVSHPALPGTEEAMLAIFLQQCHFLRQAGHSEKAVSLFQALLDFTFFKPDNVKDLTTRGQGEFFEPFWDSGEPRIGEKGAKGWKAWMHQQEKGGWVVINPPDEDEEDVEDKEEIKDRSLPKWQNWLHIERSREVRHWLPWRPEKNKKQSLEDCDDPERQVLFDDLGPSLVRLSSPELQFQLLSSFLQFLGVPCRCRLLPSFFYIAMDENNFFDNGYNNQGALTSLDMPLFRVSSIGHMDSMLQGEKCVTHAKEGEQFIQNLFHMMLPLFSDKEKSNLCIFWLQYEISKVTQYLKMGKKKKLKLQGKKSKKLAKNLLRAPDSRNNVSLWQLYAYLEWLLGNIEDARKVFDTSLGMAGTTGIQNPQFCHLSLLYAKLEAELLVNLEGAVESRATHILTRLAERGHYVPYPGQVSSVNVLKARKTYENLLQDCLTENSTSDQEHTSDSSHLIGLVGCYALFQYLTLGIDSAVAVYWQVSQKLKDKNPGEGLSGQHFTTPLEDLSLMHVSLLRFHMKMSVYPLSPLREVLLDVLERYPSNQSLWKAYIQIQSKSHNASRARRFFDGITRTTKSLEPWLFAIQVEQMRKKLIESVQREPAGDVYATIPEIGLTNRIKALFEHAIETENGAHCPLLWRLYICFMVTLGDKAKSKGVFYRALQNCPWAKVLYMDAIEYFPDELQEILDLMAEKELRVRVPIEELELLLED, via the exons ATTTGAACTGGCTGACTAATCAAAGCTTCTGCAATGAAGATGCACTGAGATTGtgccaaaatgttttggaagtttCAGACTGTGCACCTCCACTCCAAAG TGCAGCCACCAGTTTTGAACTCCCAGGAGAAAATGAAGCCAACAAAAGTTTCCAAGTGTcacctaaaaaaagaaagaaaaagaaaaagcaacgagaccacaaaaaaagtaaaaagaaaaggagaaaggaatggaGCACTAGTGGATCTGAATCTGAGGATGGGAAAGATGATAGAAATAGTGAAAAAAGAGGAACAGAACTGAA CTTACAAGATAAAACCACAAATGTGCCCTATCCCTCTATTTGGCTTGATGACATTCAGGGGTTGACGGCAGAAGGATTCAAAACAGATAAGAAGCCAGACCCTTCAAATTGGCAGTATAAATCACTGTATCGAGGCAACATTGCAAG GTATAAAAGACGAAGCAACTTCTGCCTTGGCCTTCAACCTAAGGAGCAACGTATCATTTGGGAGAGCTCAGGAGCAGGAAAAACCTCTTCCTATAAGCGGCCTGAACGCTACTTCACAAAAGGTGGTCGGAAGCTCCTGAACGTGGATGGCATTCATGTCGGCAGTAAAAGTCAGGATCTCTCATCCGGCTCAGCTTCCTGGATACCGGTTGTGCAGCAAGATCCAGCAGAGGCTCCCTCTACAAGCTGGGTAAACCCTCTTGGGGTTTATGATCTGCAGACTACGCTGTGGCTACAAGGAAAAGGGGCCCCTGCTGAACATGGCTTACTAAAGAAGCAAGAACCTCAAGAGAACCCACAGAATGCAGACTCCCCCCTCATGGCAAAGGTGGAAGAATATAACTGCAAAGTCAGAGAGAATCCCAGGGATGTCAAAGCATGGATGGATTTGGTTTCTTTTCAG gatGAACTCATGAGATATCCCAGTTGTTATGCCATCAGTGAGGGAGAACGGGAAATGAGAAAGAAATCATCCAAGCTAATACTAGAGAAGAAGCTGGCTATATTGGAAAGAGCGATTGAAAGCAACCCAAATGAAGTGGACCTGAAACTAGCACGGCTGAAGCTTTGTACAGAGTTCTGGGAGCCATCGGCTGTGGTGAAGGAATGGCAGAAACTGATTTTCTTGCACCCAAACAACCCAGCTCTGTGGAAGAAATATCTCTTATTCTGTCAAAGTCAGTTCAGCACCTTTACTGTTTCCAAAACACATAGCTTTTATGGAAAATGTCTGAGCACGTTATCAGCTGTATATGATGGCAGTATGGTATCACATCCTGCACTGCCAGGCACAGAAGAAGCCATGCTAG CCATTTTTCTCCAGCAGTGTCATTTCCTTAGGCAGGCTGGCCATTCAGAAAAAGCTGTGTCCCTGTTCCAAGCCCTGCTTGACTTTACCTTTTTTAAACCAGATAATGTCAAGGATCTGACAACAAGAGGACAG GGGGAATTCTTTGAACCCTTTTGGGACAGTGGAGAGCCTCGAATTGGAGAAAAAGGAGCTAAAGGTTGGAAGGCCTGGATGCATCAACAGGAGAAGGGTGGCTGGGTGGTCATCAATCCACCTG atGAAGATGAGGAAGATGTAGaggataaagaagaaataaaggatAGATCTCTACCAAAGTGGCAAAACTGGCTTCATATTGAACGTTCCCGGGAAGTAAGGCACTGGTTGCCCTGGCGGcctgaaaaaaacaagaaacaatcaTTAGAAGATTGTGACGATCCAGAGAGGCAG GTCTTATTTGATGACCTTGGACCATCATTAGTAAGACTTTCCAGTCCTGAACTTCAGTTTCAACTACTTTCCTCATTTTTGCAATTCTTAGGAGTTCCATGCAGATGTAGACTTTTGCCTTCCTTCTTCTATATAGCAATGGATGAAAAcaatttctttgacaatgggTATAACAACCAAGGAGCTCTGACTTCTTTGGACATGCCTCTCTTTAGAGTCAGTAGTATTGGTCATATGGACTCAATGCTCCAAGGAGAGAAGTGTGTGACTCACGCTAAGGAAGGAGAGCAATTTATTCAGAATCTCTTCCATATGATGCTGCCCTTATTTTCAGACAAAGAGAAGTCTAACCTATGCATTTTTTGGCTTCAGTATGAAATCTCTAAG GTCACTCAGTAtttgaaaatgggaaagaaaaagaaactaaaattgcaaggcaagaaaagcaaaaaattaGCCAAAAACCTTCTTAGGGCACCTGACAGCAGAAATAATGTTTCCCTTTGGCAACTGTATGCCTACCTGGAGTGGTTACTTGGCAATATAGAGGATGCTAGAAAGGTTTTTGATACATCTCTGGGGATGGCTGGAACTACTGGAATCCAAAACCCCCAATTCTGCCATCTTAgccttctttatgctaaactggaAGCAGAATTGCTAGTAAATCTAGAAGGAGCTGTGGAATCACGTGCAACACACATATTGACCAGACTGGCTGAAAGGGGACATTATGTTCCTTATCCTGGGCAAGTATCATCAGTGAATGTTTTGAAAGCTCGGAAAACATACGAGAACCTGCTTCAAGACTGTTTAACTGAAAACTCCACTTCTGATCAAGAACATACTAGTGATTCCAGCCATCTGATTGGCTTGGTTGGTTGTTATGCTCTTTTCCAGTATTTAACTCTTGGGATTGACTCTGCAGTGGCAGTATACTGGCAGGTTTCTCAAAAGCTGAAAGACAAGAATCCTGGGGAAGGGCTTAGTGGTCAACATTTTACCACGCCTCTTGAAGACCTCTCCCTAATGCATGTAAGCTTGCTCAGGTTCCACATGAAAATGAGTGTATATCCTTTGAGTCCTCTTCGTGAAGTACTGTTGGACGTTTTAGAGAGATATCCCAGCAACCAGTCTCTTTGGAAGGCATACATCCAGATCCAAAGCAAGTCTCACAATGCTAGCAGAGCTCGGCGTTTTTTTGATGGTATTACAAGAACTACAAAATCACTGGAGCCTTGGCTGTTTGCAATTCAAGTGGAGCAAATGAGGAAAAAACTTATTGAAAGTGTCCAGAG GGAGCCCGCTGGAGATGTGTATGCAACCATTCCTGAAATTGGGTTAACAAATCGAATCAAAGCTTTATTTGAACATGCAATTGAGACTGAAAACGGTGCTCATTGTCCATTGCTCTGGAGGCTGTATATATGCTTCATG gttaCTTTGGGAGATAAGGCAAAAAGTAAAGGTGTATTTTACAGAGCGCTTCAAAACTGTCCCTGGGCAAAA GTGCTGTATATGGATGCAATAGAATACTTTCCAGATGAGTTGCAAGAGATCCTTGATCTAATGGCTGAGAAAGAGCTGCGAGTACGGGTACCAATAGAAGAACTGGAGCTGCTGCTTGAAGACTGA